One region of Terricaulis silvestris genomic DNA includes:
- a CDS encoding exopolysaccharide biosynthesis polyprenyl glycosylphosphotransferase: MSQPALLLAGADLDQPVLTYVVDDATEARRLAELAGEFCLFGLNICLEDESLWTADAAYRVEDAAPEAPANDAKPGFTFPDLNRRGVHIDPTAPVKFIQALDWMMVLVAAQVAALWGAGMGLAELSIGGAAAFLAAAISLKAGLWLTESYRLSVARIRAERGIGGLALGTILGLGVATFFAPDARSSAALSAVLPVAAMLLAGMHAALAVWIRAAHAKGVFSETIVLVGATEAAERMAKRAAKTGEARVVAIVDDRLSRVGPIHGDAPVGGNLDDLLKWEGLPHIDRIVITVTQKAEGRVNDIIKRLRVAPNRVDLLLDYQTLNVRGKRIDRLTGSAVACVSGRPRNHRRALVKRAQDIVIGAGLLALFALPMLAIAIAIKCDSRGPVLYRQRRHGFNNRVITVLKFRSMQHQPNAALKQVEHNDPRVTKIGAYLRRTSLDELPQLINVLRGEMSLVGPRPHAIGMKADERELTQIVAEYAHRHCVKPGITGWAQVNGSRGPVESPAAVRRRVKLDLEYVSRASLWLDLEILVRSAPALLGDYEAVR; encoded by the coding sequence ATGTCCCAGCCTGCTTTGCTGCTCGCCGGCGCCGATTTGGATCAGCCGGTGCTGACCTATGTGGTTGATGACGCCACGGAGGCGCGTCGCTTGGCGGAATTGGCGGGGGAGTTCTGCCTCTTTGGCCTGAACATCTGCCTTGAAGACGAGAGCCTGTGGACAGCCGACGCCGCCTACCGCGTCGAGGACGCGGCGCCAGAAGCGCCGGCCAATGACGCGAAACCCGGATTTACCTTTCCTGATCTGAACCGTCGCGGCGTTCACATCGACCCCACCGCTCCGGTGAAATTCATCCAGGCGCTGGATTGGATGATGGTGCTTGTCGCCGCGCAAGTCGCCGCCCTTTGGGGCGCGGGCATGGGCCTGGCGGAGCTTTCCATCGGCGGCGCGGCGGCGTTCTTGGCCGCGGCCATTTCCTTGAAGGCCGGTCTTTGGCTCACTGAATCCTATCGCCTCAGCGTTGCGCGCATCCGCGCCGAGCGCGGCATTGGCGGCTTGGCCCTCGGGACGATCCTGGGCCTTGGCGTCGCCACCTTCTTTGCACCGGACGCGCGATCCTCCGCGGCGCTCTCGGCAGTGCTGCCGGTCGCCGCGATGCTGCTGGCGGGGATGCACGCAGCACTCGCGGTTTGGATCCGCGCCGCCCACGCAAAGGGCGTCTTCTCCGAAACCATCGTGCTCGTCGGCGCGACCGAAGCCGCCGAACGCATGGCCAAGCGCGCCGCGAAAACCGGCGAAGCGCGAGTCGTCGCGATTGTCGACGATCGGCTGTCGCGCGTTGGCCCCATCCACGGCGATGCGCCCGTGGGCGGCAATCTCGACGATCTGCTGAAGTGGGAAGGCCTGCCGCACATTGATCGCATCGTGATCACGGTGACGCAGAAGGCCGAGGGCCGCGTCAACGACATCATCAAGCGACTGCGCGTGGCGCCGAACCGGGTTGACCTCCTGCTAGACTATCAGACGCTGAACGTGCGCGGCAAACGCATCGACCGCCTCACCGGTTCGGCGGTGGCGTGCGTTTCCGGCCGTCCGCGCAATCATCGCCGTGCGCTGGTGAAGCGCGCGCAGGACATCGTCATCGGTGCGGGCCTCCTGGCTCTGTTCGCTTTGCCGATGCTGGCGATCGCGATCGCCATCAAATGCGACAGCCGCGGCCCGGTGCTCTATCGCCAACGCCGTCACGGCTTCAACAACCGCGTCATCACGGTGCTGAAGTTCCGCTCGATGCAGCATCAACCGAATGCCGCGCTGAAGCAGGTCGAACACAACGACCCGCGTGTCACCAAGATCGGCGCCTATCTCCGCCGCACCAGCCTCGACGAGCTGCCGCAGCTTATCAATGTACTGCGCGGCGAGATGAGCCTGGTTGGTCCGCGCCCGCACGCCATCGGCATGAAGGCGGACGAGCGTGAACTCACGCAGATCGTCGCCGAGTACGCGCACCGCCATTGCGTGAAGCCGGGCATCACCGGCTGGGCCCAAGTCAATGGCTCGCGCGGACCCGTGGAAAGCCCCGCCGCTGTCCGCCGCCGCGTGAAGCTTGATCTGGAATACGTGTCGCGTGCTTCGCTTTGGCTCGATCTGGAAATCCTGGTGCGTTCGGCGCCGGCGCTGCTGGGCGACTACGAGGCGGTGCGGTGA
- a CDS encoding GH1 family beta-glucosidase encodes MTRREFPKGFLWGSATAAYQIEGSPLADGAGASIWQRFSHTPGKTVNGDTGDIACDHYRRYADDVKLMRELGMQAYRFSVGWGRVLPDGNGRVNEKGLGFYDRLVDTLLENGIEPLCTLYHWDLPEALDNRGGWLNPDIANWFADYASVMYRKLDGRVKKWATLNEPWVVTDGGYLHGALAPGHENLFETPIASHHLLRAHGAAVKAYRAEGKNQIGIVVNIEPKHPASDDPADIAATKRADAYMNRQYLDPIFFGRYPGEMKEVFGEAWPEWPAEDYALIQQKIDWLGLNYYTRGVTKADPKAWPVGGRNEPPKGAVLTETGWELFPKGLTDTLVWMKERYGDLPLYVTENGAAMKDPPIAGGRVQDQHRVDYLRTHLSAVNDAIKAGVDVRGYMVWSLLDNLEWSLGYSKTFGIVHVDFKTQQRTPKDSARFYAEVIASNGGAALA; translated from the coding sequence ATGACACGCCGCGAGTTTCCGAAAGGGTTTCTGTGGGGCAGCGCGACGGCTGCGTATCAAATCGAAGGTTCCCCGCTCGCCGATGGTGCGGGCGCGAGCATCTGGCAGCGCTTCAGTCATACCCCAGGCAAAACGGTCAATGGCGATACTGGCGATATCGCCTGCGATCACTACCGACGGTACGCCGATGACGTGAAGCTGATGCGCGAACTCGGCATGCAAGCGTACCGTTTCAGCGTCGGTTGGGGCCGCGTGCTGCCGGACGGCAACGGCCGCGTGAACGAGAAAGGTCTCGGCTTCTACGACCGTCTCGTCGATACGCTGCTGGAGAATGGCATCGAACCGCTGTGCACGCTCTACCACTGGGATTTGCCGGAAGCGCTCGACAATCGCGGCGGTTGGCTCAATCCGGATATCGCCAACTGGTTCGCCGACTATGCAAGCGTGATGTACCGCAAGCTCGACGGGCGCGTGAAAAAGTGGGCGACGCTCAACGAACCGTGGGTGGTGACGGACGGCGGCTATCTGCATGGCGCGCTGGCGCCGGGGCATGAGAATTTGTTCGAGACGCCGATCGCTTCGCATCATCTGCTGCGCGCGCACGGCGCTGCGGTGAAGGCTTATCGCGCCGAGGGCAAGAACCAGATCGGTATTGTCGTCAACATCGAGCCAAAGCATCCGGCGAGTGACGATCCGGCCGATATCGCCGCCACAAAGCGCGCTGACGCCTACATGAACCGCCAGTATCTCGATCCGATCTTCTTCGGGAGGTACCCAGGGGAGATGAAAGAGGTGTTCGGTGAAGCGTGGCCCGAATGGCCGGCCGAGGACTACGCGCTGATCCAACAGAAGATCGATTGGCTCGGACTTAATTACTATACGCGCGGTGTCACCAAAGCCGATCCCAAGGCGTGGCCGGTGGGCGGACGCAACGAGCCGCCGAAAGGCGCGGTGCTGACGGAGACCGGTTGGGAGCTTTTTCCGAAGGGCCTTACGGACACGCTGGTGTGGATGAAGGAGCGCTACGGCGATCTGCCGCTTTACGTGACAGAGAACGGTGCGGCCATGAAGGACCCTCCGATTGCTGGTGGTCGCGTGCAAGATCAGCATCGTGTCGATTACCTGCGCACGCACCTCTCCGCCGTTAACGACGCGATCAAGGCCGGCGTCGATGTGCGCGGTTACATGGTGTGGTCGTTGCTCGACAATCTTGAGTGGTCGCTGGGCTATTCGAAGACCTTCGGCATTGTTCATGTCGACTTCAAAACCCAGCAGCGGACCCCGAAGGACAGCGCGCGCTTCTATGCCGAGGTGATCGCTAGCAATGGCGGTGCTGCGCTGGCCTGA
- a CDS encoding LacI family DNA-binding transcriptional regulator — MTRRARERSATIKDVAREADVSVASASRALNGFSNVAEPTRQRVLAAAQRLRYVPHIGARNLIMRRTNMIGVVLPDMYGEFFSELIRGADSGAREHGMHLIVTSAHGDAREAGEIVRAMRGRVDGMIMMSPHVTEDFADEYFDHDLPLVLMNGRTGRASHTTINIDNRGGAETMVRHLHASGHRRIALIGGPKGNFDAEERLRGCRAALRALKLEVSATLDGDFSEESGRSAALKLLKAKRLPDAVFALNDMMAIGCMAALEDAGVDVPAQTSVAGFDDVPIAAYVRPGLTTMRVDIAGLGRQAVEQLHTSIRGTAKAAGEATTAPLELIVRGSTRTKTNKENREG; from the coding sequence ATGACGCGCCGCGCCCGCGAACGCAGCGCCACGATCAAGGACGTGGCCCGCGAGGCTGACGTTTCAGTCGCCTCCGCATCTCGCGCGCTTAACGGTTTCTCCAACGTCGCCGAACCAACACGCCAACGCGTGCTCGCCGCGGCGCAACGTCTTCGCTACGTCCCGCACATCGGCGCGCGCAACTTGATTATGCGCCGCACCAACATGATTGGTGTCGTCTTGCCGGACATGTACGGCGAATTCTTCTCCGAACTCATTCGCGGTGCGGATTCCGGCGCGCGCGAGCACGGCATGCACCTGATCGTCACCAGCGCGCACGGCGACGCGCGGGAGGCCGGCGAGATCGTCCGCGCTATGCGTGGCCGCGTCGACGGCATGATTATGATGTCGCCGCATGTGACCGAAGATTTCGCGGACGAGTACTTCGACCACGATCTGCCTCTGGTCCTTATGAACGGTCGCACCGGCCGCGCAAGTCACACCACAATTAACATCGACAACCGGGGCGGCGCCGAGACCATGGTGCGCCATCTCCATGCCAGCGGTCACCGCCGCATCGCCTTGATTGGCGGCCCTAAAGGCAACTTCGACGCCGAAGAGCGCTTGCGCGGTTGCCGTGCTGCTCTACGCGCGTTGAAGCTCGAAGTGAGCGCGACACTTGACGGTGATTTCTCTGAAGAGTCTGGCCGTTCAGCCGCGCTCAAACTGCTCAAAGCCAAACGATTGCCGGACGCTGTCTTCGCACTGAACGATATGATGGCGATCGGTTGCATGGCGGCTCTGGAAGATGCGGGCGTCGACGTTCCGGCACAGACATCGGTCGCCGGCTTCGACGACGTTCCGATCGCCGCTTACGTGCGGCCGGGCCTCACCACGATGCGCGTGGATATTGCAGGCCTTGGCCGTCAAGCGGTCGAGCAACTTCACACTTCTATTCGCGGCACTGCGAAGGCGGCCGGCGAAGCCACGACGGCGCCGCTGGAACTGATCGTGCGGGGGTCGACGCGCACAAAGACGAACAAAGAGAACCGGGAGGGATAG
- a CDS encoding TonB-dependent receptor, which translates to MADKVRKLFGASLGAIAASLAMSGAATIAFTTPALAQTATAGIAGVASADAEVVARNVDTGFTGRDVADSGGGYTIRGLQPGTYEVTAAGGTAQRIRVLVGQTATLDFVDDAGGEIVVVATRSGVDITSSEVSTNVTQEQIENLPQVNRNFINFAALAPGVGVSQDEREVTFRAGGQNAMAVNVFIDGQSQKSQIIDGGVAGQDDSRGNPFPQLAVQEFRVLTQNFSAEYDQSSSAIITAVTRSGTNEFHGEIFGVYQDPNWVHYNDIAGFNPSSHPEVERQQYGAALGGPIIQDRLHFFVSYEGKQEDRFGVVTLGRSGYDAQFPGVEGVVGTPFEEDLWFGKLSWQPNNDHLVDLSATIRGEQDIRDVGGQDAAQRANSLNVDETKINFRHQWSGEGWFNQAQVDYLESNYNPRALNFDDFGQDHVIFRDADNITPGFQFNVDQQEATVIRLGGRGDNQDIRQRSLTVRDDLTFDSVNGHTFQIGGRVTFNNYYVEKLFSGNPVFLFDVDGRPEINGDPDIPVRVRVGAPTEAADVDNTVYGLYIQDDWQVTDRLELNLGLRWDYEDNAFNNDYTTPDDIVDLLNAYETLPGYVMAFDPDDYISDGDREVFAEAFQPRIGFSYDLSGDETLVLFGGAGRYYDRVPYNFAFDERFKPRQFDVQINFSEDGAPGTTLWDPAYLTPEGLQPLIDATPGAGEVFLVRNGAEPPVTDQFNLGLRHVVNDWRLSATLAHAESRNGFGWYIGNLGTGPDPRFNGPTPSSLGFTQFRNLVFISNHDQEREFNALYLTADKPYTEEAGWGFGVSYTYSRATQNGSRDSNTAPFDFDYATIDLSPTYPSANDERHRLVISGIVDLPFDFRASALATFGSGSPFTVFGPNPPGWYSGTPEADNMFFFGDLFAYQNIDLRLSKDIEFANGSETYFYVDVLNATDQENPSASNVEQCSCASNFGQITPRTLQGRSFQLGVGYRF; encoded by the coding sequence ATGGCGGACAAAGTCAGAAAGCTGTTCGGCGCTTCATTGGGCGCGATAGCGGCATCACTCGCGATGAGCGGCGCAGCCACCATCGCGTTCACAACGCCGGCGCTCGCGCAAACCGCGACGGCTGGCATTGCGGGTGTGGCATCGGCTGATGCGGAAGTCGTCGCACGTAACGTCGATACCGGTTTCACCGGCCGCGACGTCGCGGATTCCGGCGGCGGCTACACCATTCGCGGCCTGCAGCCGGGCACGTACGAGGTCACTGCCGCCGGCGGCACGGCGCAGCGCATTCGCGTGCTCGTTGGCCAGACCGCGACACTCGATTTCGTCGATGACGCCGGAGGCGAGATTGTCGTCGTCGCTACCCGTTCGGGCGTGGACATCACGTCGTCGGAGGTCTCGACCAACGTCACCCAAGAGCAGATTGAAAATCTGCCGCAAGTGAACCGCAATTTCATCAACTTCGCGGCGCTCGCGCCCGGCGTCGGCGTGTCGCAAGACGAGCGTGAAGTCACCTTCCGCGCCGGCGGCCAGAACGCGATGGCGGTCAACGTCTTTATTGATGGTCAGAGCCAGAAGTCGCAAATCATCGATGGCGGCGTGGCTGGCCAGGACGACAGCCGCGGCAACCCGTTCCCGCAGCTCGCCGTTCAGGAATTCCGCGTGCTGACGCAGAATTTCAGCGCCGAGTACGACCAATCGTCGTCGGCGATCATCACGGCGGTGACGCGTTCCGGCACCAATGAATTCCACGGCGAAATTTTCGGCGTCTACCAGGACCCGAACTGGGTCCATTACAACGACATCGCCGGCTTCAATCCGTCGAGCCACCCCGAGGTCGAGCGTCAACAATACGGCGCGGCGTTGGGCGGCCCGATCATTCAAGATCGCCTCCACTTCTTCGTTAGCTATGAAGGCAAGCAGGAAGATCGCTTTGGTGTCGTCACGCTTGGCCGGTCAGGTTACGACGCGCAATTCCCCGGCGTGGAAGGCGTTGTCGGCACTCCGTTCGAGGAAGACCTCTGGTTCGGCAAACTGAGCTGGCAGCCGAACAACGATCACCTAGTCGATCTCAGCGCGACCATCCGTGGCGAACAGGATATTCGCGACGTCGGCGGCCAAGACGCCGCACAACGCGCCAACTCGCTCAACGTCGACGAAACCAAGATCAACTTCCGTCACCAATGGTCTGGCGAAGGTTGGTTCAACCAAGCTCAGGTCGACTACCTTGAAAGCAACTACAATCCGCGCGCGTTGAACTTCGACGATTTCGGCCAGGATCACGTAATCTTCCGCGACGCCGACAACATCACGCCGGGATTCCAATTCAACGTGGATCAACAGGAAGCCACCGTGATCCGTCTCGGCGGCCGTGGCGACAACCAGGACATTCGCCAGCGTTCATTGACGGTGCGCGACGATCTGACCTTCGACTCGGTCAACGGCCACACCTTCCAGATCGGCGGCCGCGTCACCTTCAACAACTATTATGTTGAAAAGCTGTTCAGCGGAAACCCGGTCTTCCTGTTCGACGTCGATGGGCGCCCGGAGATCAATGGCGATCCGGATATCCCGGTCCGCGTCCGCGTCGGCGCGCCGACGGAGGCGGCCGACGTCGACAACACTGTCTATGGCCTCTATATCCAAGACGATTGGCAGGTCACTGATCGCCTCGAACTCAATCTCGGCCTCCGCTGGGACTATGAGGACAATGCGTTCAACAACGACTACACGACGCCCGACGACATTGTGGATCTGCTCAACGCCTACGAGACGTTGCCGGGCTACGTGATGGCGTTCGATCCGGACGACTACATTTCGGATGGCGATCGTGAGGTCTTTGCCGAGGCGTTTCAACCGCGGATCGGCTTCTCCTACGATCTGAGCGGCGACGAGACTTTGGTGCTATTCGGCGGGGCGGGCCGCTACTACGACCGCGTGCCGTACAACTTCGCCTTCGACGAACGTTTCAAGCCGCGTCAGTTCGACGTCCAGATCAATTTCTCAGAAGATGGCGCGCCGGGCACCACGCTCTGGGATCCGGCCTATCTGACGCCGGAAGGCTTACAGCCATTGATCGACGCCACGCCGGGCGCGGGTGAAGTCTTCCTCGTGCGGAACGGCGCCGAACCGCCGGTCACCGATCAGTTCAACCTTGGTCTTCGCCATGTCGTGAACGATTGGCGCCTGTCGGCCACCCTTGCGCACGCGGAATCGCGCAATGGCTTCGGCTGGTACATCGGCAACCTTGGCACCGGGCCGGACCCGCGCTTCAACGGCCCGACGCCGTCGTCTCTGGGCTTCACCCAGTTCCGCAACCTGGTCTTCATTTCGAACCATGACCAGGAACGCGAGTTCAACGCGCTCTACCTGACGGCCGACAAGCCGTACACGGAAGAGGCGGGTTGGGGCTTTGGCGTGTCGTACACGTATAGCCGCGCCACGCAGAACGGCAGCCGCGACAGCAACACCGCGCCGTTCGACTTCGACTACGCGACGATCGATCTCTCGCCGACCTATCCGTCCGCGAACGACGAGCGCCATCGCTTGGTCATCTCGGGCATTGTGGACCTGCCGTTCGACTTCCGGGCGTCGGCGCTTGCGACGTTTGGTTCCGGTTCGCCGTTCACGGTGTTCGGACCGAACCCACCGGGCTGGTATTCGGGCACGCCTGAAGCTGACAACATGTTCTTCTTCGGCGATCTGTTCGCTTATCAGAACATCGATCTGCGGTTGTCGAAGGACATCGAGTTCGCCAACGGCAGTGAGACGTACTTCTACGTCGATGTACTGAACGCAACGGACCAAGAAAATCCGAGCGCCTCGAACGTGGAGCAATGCTCTTGCGCTTCTAACTTCGGTCAGATCACGCCGCGGACCCTGCAGGGTCGGTCGTTCCAGCTCGGCGTGGGCTACCGCTTCTAA
- a CDS encoding glucoamylase family protein has protein sequence MLRRTFALGAGALLTLPGCTGASPLIAPDAPVDSDDAFIVELQERTFRWFWEQTPNDTGLTPDRWPTPSFCSIAAVGFALTSWGIGVERGWVTRAQALERTLNTLRFFRNARQGDAASGVIGHRGFFYHFLDARAGTRFERTELSSIDTTLLLGGMLFAGAYFDGDSADEREVRLLADEIYARVEWTWMRPRAPLVSMGWHPENGGAFIAYDWDQYNEAALLYVLALGSPTHALPDRAWEAWTARFERQWGVHWGQEHLHFPPTLAAHYSPTWIDFRGIQDAYMRGKGIDYFENNRRAAYAQQAYAIANPGGFRDYGARIFGLTACDGPGDFVLEVDGRRREFFSYSARGPGDRDDGTLSPWAVGGSIPFAPEITIPALKEIRNRYGEGVYTRYGFLDSFNPTLTDTSVRLQHGRIVPNVGWVDGDYLGIDQGPIVCMIENWRSGLIWNVMRRSPHIRRGLERAGFTGGWLAG, from the coding sequence ATGCTTAGACGGACGTTTGCGCTGGGGGCGGGGGCCTTACTGACGCTGCCCGGATGCACCGGCGCGTCTCCCCTGATCGCACCCGATGCTCCTGTCGATAGCGATGACGCGTTCATCGTCGAGCTGCAGGAACGCACCTTCCGCTGGTTCTGGGAGCAGACCCCCAACGACACCGGTCTCACGCCCGATCGCTGGCCCACGCCATCGTTCTGTTCAATCGCCGCCGTTGGCTTTGCGCTGACCTCGTGGGGCATTGGCGTCGAACGCGGCTGGGTTACGCGCGCGCAAGCGTTGGAGCGGACGCTCAACACGCTCCGCTTCTTCCGCAACGCGCGCCAAGGTGACGCCGCATCGGGCGTCATCGGCCATCGCGGATTCTTCTATCACTTCCTTGATGCCCGCGCCGGCACGCGCTTCGAGCGGACGGAGCTCTCCAGCATCGACACGACGCTGCTGCTCGGCGGCATGCTGTTCGCCGGCGCCTATTTCGACGGCGATAGCGCCGACGAACGCGAAGTCCGCCTCCTCGCTGACGAGATCTACGCCCGCGTCGAATGGACTTGGATGCGGCCGCGTGCGCCGCTGGTGTCGATGGGCTGGCATCCGGAGAACGGCGGCGCCTTCATCGCTTACGATTGGGATCAGTATAACGAAGCGGCTTTGCTCTATGTGCTGGCGCTGGGTTCGCCGACGCATGCGTTGCCGGACCGCGCCTGGGAGGCGTGGACGGCGCGGTTTGAGCGGCAATGGGGCGTGCATTGGGGCCAGGAGCACCTGCATTTCCCACCGACGTTAGCGGCTCACTACAGCCCGACCTGGATCGATTTTCGCGGCATCCAGGACGCCTACATGCGCGGCAAAGGCATTGACTATTTCGAGAACAACCGCCGCGCGGCCTACGCGCAGCAAGCCTATGCAATCGCCAATCCTGGCGGCTTTCGCGATTATGGCGCGAGGATTTTCGGGCTTACAGCGTGCGATGGCCCGGGTGATTTCGTCCTGGAGGTTGACGGACGCCGACGCGAATTCTTCAGCTATTCAGCACGCGGACCAGGAGACCGCGATGACGGCACGCTGTCGCCGTGGGCCGTCGGCGGCTCGATCCCGTTTGCGCCGGAGATCACCATTCCCGCGCTCAAGGAAATTCGCAACCGCTACGGCGAAGGCGTCTACACCCGCTACGGCTTTCTCGATTCCTTCAACCCGACGCTCACCGACACTAGCGTTCGCCTCCAGCACGGACGCATTGTTCCAAATGTCGGCTGGGTTGACGGCGACTATCTGGGCATCGATCAAGGGCCCATCGTGTGCATGATCGAAAACTGGCGCAGCGGCCTGATCTGGAACGTGATGCGCCGCAGCCCACATATCCGGCGCGGGCTTGAGCGCGCGGGCTTCACCGGCGGCTGGCTCGCGGGATGA
- a CDS encoding sugar ABC transporter substrate-binding protein has protein sequence MTTTRRRVLAGIGAAAATSACARNTDPNVLTMWAMGREAEVVGEVLPGFLAEHPGVRVEIQMLPWTAAHERLLTAFVGDSLPDIAQLGNTWIPEFSSLNALEPLDARVSGSSIDQADYFPGIWNTNLYGDTLYGVPWYVDTRVLFYRRDILQRAGVARVPQTWPDWRAAMEAVKLEVGPQNFSVLLPLNEFEPMLALGLQQDEPLLRDQNTRGNFQSEGFKQTLAFYKALFDDGLAPPSSNTQISNVYSEFDRGYFSFYITGPWNIGEFQRRLPADRQDTWMTAPLPGPRGPGASIAGGSSLVVFRTSPKKELAWALTEYLSRPEVQIDFHAKTGDLPPRRSVWETSTLADDPYMAAFRDQLERAKAAPPVPEWERIADELRLVGESMVHGEMDVEQGAAALNARADRILEKRRWMVSEGRAV, from the coding sequence ATGACGACAACCCGCCGTCGCGTCTTAGCCGGCATCGGCGCAGCGGCGGCGACATCAGCATGCGCGCGCAACACCGACCCCAACGTGCTGACGATGTGGGCGATGGGGCGGGAGGCGGAGGTTGTCGGCGAAGTGCTGCCGGGATTTCTGGCTGAGCATCCCGGTGTCCGCGTCGAAATACAGATGCTGCCGTGGACGGCGGCGCATGAGCGCCTGCTCACGGCGTTTGTCGGCGATTCACTTCCAGACATCGCCCAGCTCGGCAACACGTGGATACCGGAATTCTCGTCGCTCAACGCGCTTGAGCCGCTCGACGCGCGCGTCTCCGGGTCCTCGATCGATCAAGCCGACTACTTCCCCGGCATCTGGAACACCAATCTCTACGGCGACACGCTCTACGGCGTGCCCTGGTACGTCGATACCCGCGTCCTGTTCTATCGCCGCGACATCCTGCAACGCGCTGGCGTCGCGCGCGTGCCGCAAACGTGGCCGGACTGGCGTGCGGCGATGGAAGCGGTAAAGCTCGAAGTCGGCCCGCAGAACTTTTCCGTGCTGCTACCGCTCAACGAGTTCGAACCGATGCTGGCGCTCGGCTTGCAGCAAGATGAGCCGCTGCTGCGCGACCAAAACACGCGCGGCAACTTCCAAAGCGAAGGCTTCAAGCAAACGCTCGCCTTCTACAAAGCGCTGTTCGACGACGGTCTCGCGCCGCCATCCTCGAACACGCAGATCTCCAACGTCTATTCCGAGTTCGATCGCGGTTACTTCTCGTTCTACATCACCGGCCCCTGGAACATTGGCGAGTTCCAGCGCCGCTTGCCCGCCGATCGCCAAGACACTTGGATGACGGCGCCGCTGCCAGGCCCGCGAGGTCCGGGCGCATCGATCGCCGGCGGCTCAAGCCTCGTCGTCTTCCGCACCTCGCCGAAGAAGGAGCTTGCCTGGGCGCTCACCGAATATCTCTCGCGCCCCGAAGTGCAGATCGACTTCCACGCCAAGACCGGCGACCTGCCGCCGCGCCGCAGCGTTTGGGAGACCAGCACGCTCGCCGACGATCCCTACATGGCTGCGTTCCGCGACCAGCTCGAGCGCGCTAAGGCCGCGCCGCCGGTGCCGGAATGGGAGCGCATCGCTGACGAACTCCGCCTTGTCGGTGAAAGCATGGTGCATGGCGAGATGGACGTCGAGCAGGGCGCAGCCGCCCTCAACGCACGCGCCGATCGCATTCTCGAGAAGCGCCGCTGGATGGTGTCGGAAGGGCGCGCGGTATGA
- a CDS encoding carbohydrate ABC transporter permease has protein sequence MKRSATGWLFAGPAVLAIFVFFFIPATAALILSLTDFDIYALADIRNLRFVGLRNYAELLQLPLFWLALGNTLYFVFVGVPLSLAASLGAAMLINSKLVRFKPLYRTIFFAPFVMTLVAAAVVWRYLLHTRYGMANYGLEQIGLQPIDWLGDPAWAMPSIILFAIWKTFGYNMIIFLAGLQSIPQDLYEAARIDGASRWQQFRHVTLPGLTPVLLLTGVLTMAQYFQLFAEPYVMTQGGPAQRTVTVLYFMYEQGFKWWNLGSASAVAFVLFVFMFIFTMLQFAIARPPRGRA, from the coding sequence ATGAAGCGCTCGGCAACCGGATGGCTGTTCGCCGGCCCGGCCGTGTTGGCGATCTTCGTCTTCTTCTTCATTCCGGCGACGGCAGCGCTCATCCTCAGTCTCACCGACTTTGACATCTACGCGCTCGCTGACATCCGCAATCTCCGCTTCGTCGGCCTCCGCAACTACGCCGAACTGCTACAGCTGCCACTGTTCTGGCTCGCGCTCGGCAACACGCTCTACTTCGTCTTTGTCGGTGTGCCGCTTTCGCTCGCGGCTTCACTTGGCGCGGCGATGCTGATCAATTCTAAGCTGGTCCGCTTCAAGCCACTTTATCGCACGATCTTCTTCGCGCCGTTCGTGATGACGCTCGTCGCCGCCGCTGTCGTCTGGCGCTATCTGCTGCACACGCGCTACGGCATGGCGAATTATGGCTTGGAGCAAATCGGGCTTCAGCCGATCGATTGGCTTGGCGATCCGGCGTGGGCGATGCCGTCGATCATCCTGTTCGCGATCTGGAAGACGTTCGGCTACAACATGATCATCTTCCTTGCGGGGCTGCAGAGCATTCCGCAGGACCTCTACGAAGCCGCGCGCATCGACGGCGCCTCACGCTGGCAGCAATTCCGCCATGTCACGCTGCCCGGCCTGACGCCCGTGCTGCTGCTGACCGGCGTCCTGACCATGGCGCAATACTTCCAGCTCTTCGCTGAGCCGTACGTGATGACGCAAGGCGGCCCAGCGCAGCGCACCGTCACCGTGCTCTACTTCATGTACGAGCAGGGCTTTAAATGGTGGAATCTCGGCTCCGCGTCGGCCGTTGCGTTCGTGCTCTTCGTCTTCATGTTCATCTTCACGATGTTGCAGTTTGCCATCGCCCGCCCGCCACGAGGCCGCGCATGA